One stretch of Streptomyces peucetius DNA includes these proteins:
- a CDS encoding FdhF/YdeP family oxidoreductase: MASKPPAGDPVQDAPQVTAPQHAAAGLPAVGHTLRVAQQQMGVGRTARTLLKVNQKDGFDCPGCAWPEGEERHVAEFCENGAKAVAEEATLRRVTPEFFAAHPLPDLANRSGYWLGQQGRITRPMYLPEGSDRYEPVSWERAFAIIAEELGALGSPDEALFYTSGRTSNEAAFLLQLFAREFGTNNLPDCSNMCHESSGSALTETIGIGKGSVSLEDLHQADLIIVAGQNPGTNHPRMLNALEKAKAAGARIISVNPLPEAGMERFKNPQTARGMLKGAALNDLFLQIRIGGDQALFRLLGKLILETEGAVDEEFVREHTHGFEDFAAAARAADWDTTLAATGLGQDEIEQALRMVLASRRTIVCWAMGLTQHKHSVATICEVVNFLLLRGDIGRPGSGVCPVRGHSNVQGDRTMGIFERPSPAFLDALEKEFGFAPPRHHGLDVVRSIEALRDGKAKVFFAMGGNFVSASPDTAVTEAAMRRARLTVHVSTKLNRSHTVTGRRALILPTLGRTDKDIQAGGRQVVTVEDSMGMVHASRGNLPPASPHLLSEPAIVARMARAVLGPASTTPWEDFEQDYGTIRDRIARVVPGFEDFNAKIARPGGFTLPHAPRDERRFPTATGKANFTAAPVEYPEIPEGRLLLQTLRSHDQYNTTIYGLDDRYRGIKGGRRVVLVNPEDARALGLADGSYADLVGEWKDGVERRAPGFRVVHYPTARGCAAAYYPETNVLVPLDSTADTSNTPASKSVIVRLEQSPTV, from the coding sequence ATGGCCAGCAAGCCGCCCGCAGGGGACCCGGTCCAGGACGCCCCGCAGGTCACAGCCCCGCAGCACGCGGCGGCCGGCCTGCCCGCCGTCGGCCACACGCTGCGGGTCGCACAGCAGCAGATGGGCGTGGGCCGCACCGCGCGCACCCTGCTGAAAGTGAACCAGAAGGACGGCTTCGACTGCCCGGGCTGCGCATGGCCGGAGGGCGAGGAGCGCCACGTCGCCGAGTTCTGCGAGAACGGCGCGAAGGCCGTCGCCGAGGAGGCGACGCTGCGCCGCGTCACCCCCGAGTTCTTCGCGGCGCACCCGCTGCCCGACCTCGCGAACCGCAGCGGCTACTGGCTGGGCCAGCAGGGCCGGATCACCCGGCCCATGTATCTCCCGGAGGGCTCCGACCGGTACGAGCCGGTGAGCTGGGAGCGCGCCTTCGCGATCATCGCCGAGGAACTGGGCGCGCTCGGCTCCCCCGACGAGGCCCTGTTCTACACCTCCGGCCGCACCAGCAACGAAGCGGCGTTCCTGCTCCAGCTCTTCGCCCGCGAATTCGGTACGAACAATCTGCCCGATTGCTCCAACATGTGCCACGAGTCCTCCGGCTCCGCGCTCACCGAGACCATCGGCATCGGCAAGGGCAGCGTCTCGCTGGAGGACCTGCACCAGGCGGACCTGATCATCGTCGCCGGACAGAACCCGGGCACCAACCACCCCCGCATGCTCAACGCCCTGGAGAAGGCCAAGGCCGCCGGCGCACGGATCATCTCGGTGAACCCGCTGCCCGAGGCGGGCATGGAGCGGTTCAAGAACCCGCAGACCGCCCGCGGCATGCTCAAGGGCGCCGCGCTGAACGACCTGTTCCTCCAGATCCGCATCGGCGGCGACCAGGCACTCTTCCGGCTCCTGGGCAAGCTGATCCTCGAGACCGAAGGCGCCGTCGACGAGGAGTTCGTCCGCGAACACACCCACGGCTTCGAGGACTTCGCCGCAGCCGCACGGGCCGCCGACTGGGACACCACCCTCGCGGCGACCGGCCTCGGCCAGGACGAGATCGAGCAGGCCCTGCGGATGGTGCTGGCCTCGCGCCGCACCATCGTCTGCTGGGCAATGGGCCTCACCCAGCACAAGCACTCCGTCGCCACCATCTGCGAGGTGGTCAACTTCCTCCTGCTCCGCGGCGACATCGGCCGCCCCGGCTCCGGGGTCTGCCCCGTACGCGGCCACTCCAACGTCCAGGGCGACCGCACCATGGGCATCTTCGAGCGGCCCTCCCCCGCCTTCCTCGACGCCCTGGAGAAGGAGTTCGGCTTCGCCCCGCCCCGCCACCACGGCCTGGACGTCGTCCGGTCCATCGAGGCACTGCGTGACGGGAAGGCGAAGGTGTTCTTCGCGATGGGCGGCAACTTCGTGTCGGCGAGCCCCGACACCGCCGTCACCGAGGCCGCGATGCGCCGCGCCCGGCTGACCGTGCACGTGTCCACCAAACTGAACCGCTCGCACACCGTCACCGGCCGGCGGGCGCTCATCCTGCCCACCCTCGGCCGCACCGACAAGGACATCCAGGCCGGCGGCCGGCAGGTGGTGACCGTCGAGGACTCCATGGGCATGGTCCACGCCTCCCGTGGCAACCTCCCGCCCGCGAGCCCCCATCTGCTGTCGGAGCCCGCCATCGTCGCGCGGATGGCCCGCGCCGTGCTCGGCCCCGCCTCCACCACACCCTGGGAGGACTTCGAGCAGGACTACGGCACGATCCGCGACCGCATCGCGCGCGTGGTGCCCGGCTTCGAGGACTTCAACGCGAAGATCGCCCGCCCCGGCGGGTTCACCCTGCCGCACGCCCCGCGCGACGAGCGCCGCTTCCCCACCGCCACCGGCAAGGCCAACTTCACCGCCGCACCCGTCGAGTACCCCGAGATCCCCGAGGGCCGGCTGCTGCTGCAGACACTCCGCTCGCACGACCAGTACAACACCACGATCTACGGCCTCGACGACCGCTACCGCGGCATCAAGGGCGGCCGCAGGGTCGTCCTCGTCAACCCCGAGGACGCCCGTGCGCTCGGCCTCGCCGACGGCTCCTACGCCGACCTCGTCGGCGAGTGGAAGGACGGCGTCGAGCGCCGCGCCCCCGGCTTCCGCGTCGTCCACTACCCCACGGCCCGCGGCTGCGCCGCCGCCTACTACCCGGAGACCAATGTGCTGGTGCCGCTGGACTCCACGGCGGACACCAGCAACACCCCCGCCAGCAAGTCCGTGATCGTACGTCTGGAACAATCACCGACCGTCTAA